The Thermoanaerobacterales bacterium genome window below encodes:
- a CDS encoding ACT domain-containing protein — protein MSGSNRIIVTVLGQDRVGIIASVAGVLAENSINILDISQTILQGLFVMIIIADMAESRIELGPLKERLAAKGEELGVRIDAQHEDAFRYMHRI, from the coding sequence GTGTCCGGTTCCAACCGCATCATCGTCACCGTCTTGGGCCAGGACCGCGTGGGGATCATCGCCAGCGTGGCGGGGGTGCTGGCCGAGAACAGCATCAACATCCTGGACATCAGCCAGACCATCCTTCAGGGACTGTTCGTAATGATCATCATCGCCGATATGGCCGAAAGCCGTATCGAGCTGGGGCCGCTGAAGGAACGGCTGGCCGCCAAAGGCGAGGAACTGGGCGTGCGTATCGATGCCCAGCATGAGGACGCCTTCCGGTACATGCACCGGATCTGA
- the secF gene encoding protein translocase subunit SecF, which produces MFDFIGRRKIWYILSLLVIIPGIISLFTQGLNLGIDFTGGNLMEFRFQEDVTVDEIRNVLRDFGLERSPIQTSGERGAIIRTRVLTEEENGKVIAALQDNLGVEEVLRNEKVGPVIGKELTRNALLALAIASVLMLIYISIRFEFKQGVAAVIALLHDVLITLGVFSLFRLEVDSAFVAAILTILGYSINDTIIIFDRIRENVRGPHKGEPLLDVINASLMQTLARSINTVLAVLFILLALYFFGGATIKTLTLALLVGITSGAYSSIFVASPLWYEMKRFEDGGDSRPEGRLARARA; this is translated from the coding sequence ATGTTTGACTTTATCGGCCGGCGCAAAATTTGGTATATCCTATCACTCCTGGTCATTATTCCCGGGATCATCTCCCTCTTCACCCAGGGACTCAACCTGGGAATCGACTTCACGGGCGGCAACCTGATGGAGTTCCGGTTCCAGGAGGACGTCACCGTAGACGAGATCCGCAATGTGCTGCGGGACTTCGGCCTGGAGAGAAGCCCGATCCAGACCAGCGGCGAGCGGGGCGCGATCATCCGCACCCGGGTGCTTACGGAGGAGGAGAACGGCAAGGTCATCGCCGCTCTCCAGGACAATTTGGGGGTTGAAGAGGTCCTCCGGAATGAAAAGGTGGGGCCGGTCATCGGCAAGGAGTTGACGCGCAACGCCCTGCTCGCGCTGGCTATCGCCTCCGTCCTGATGCTGATCTATATCTCAATCCGCTTTGAGTTCAAACAGGGCGTGGCAGCCGTCATCGCTCTCCTGCATGACGTCCTGATAACCCTCGGCGTTTTCTCCCTCTTTCGACTGGAGGTGGACAGCGCCTTCGTGGCGGCGATCCTGACGATTCTCGGTTATTCCATCAACGACACGATCATTATCTTTGACCGCATCCGCGAGAATGTCCGCGGGCCGCACAAGGGCGAGCCGCTGCTTGACGTGATCAACGCCAGCCTGATGCAGACCCTGGCGCGGTCGATCAACACCGTCCTGGCGGTTCTCTTCATCCTCCTCGCCCTATACTTCTTCGGCGGGGCGACGATTAAGACCCTTACCCTGGCGCTGCTCGTCGGCATCACCTCCGGCGCCTACTCCTCGATCTTTGTCGCCAGCCCGCTGTGGTATGAAATGAAGCGGTTTGAGGACGGGGGAGACAGCCGTCCGGAAGGACGGCTGGCGCGCGCCCGGGCGTAG
- the secD gene encoding protein translocase subunit SecD codes for MRGRNIAKIVALVAMVAFVGLLAVQQLFPSVPWLPWTKAIKLGLDLRGGVHVVLEAKEAPGVKITDKAVKDTIAILEERVNQFGVTEPVIQQQGSRRIIVEVAGVKDPDAVVNTLIKAAFLEFKTEDGKTVLTGKHLKDAQDALNPQSGKAEVNLTFDKEGARIFADVTAANVGRPIGIFLDEQLIQNPVVKTPIPDGKAQITGYASLDEAHRVAVLLRSGALPVKLEVMEKRTVGPTLGADSLDRSITAGLVGFGAILLFMIAYYRLPGLVANFALVAYALIVLLIYVAFKVTMTLPGIAGFLLSLGMAIDANIIIFERLKEELRAKRTLRSAIDIGFKRAFVAIFDANVTTVIAAIVLYYFGTGPIKGFAVTLTIGILVSMFTAITFTRFLLHAVAAAGAKNPKLYRM; via the coding sequence GTGAGAGGGAGGAACATTGCTAAAATCGTGGCCCTGGTCGCCATGGTGGCCTTTGTCGGCCTCCTGGCCGTCCAGCAGCTGTTTCCAAGCGTGCCGTGGCTGCCCTGGACCAAGGCCATCAAGCTTGGTCTGGACCTGAGAGGCGGCGTGCACGTCGTCCTGGAGGCCAAGGAGGCGCCGGGGGTCAAGATCACCGATAAGGCAGTAAAGGATACGATCGCTATCCTGGAAGAACGGGTCAACCAGTTCGGGGTCACCGAGCCGGTCATCCAGCAGCAAGGCAGCCGCCGGATCATTGTCGAGGTGGCCGGGGTCAAGGATCCGGACGCGGTCGTCAACACCCTGATCAAGGCGGCCTTCCTGGAGTTCAAGACTGAGGACGGCAAGACCGTCCTCACGGGCAAACACCTGAAAGACGCCCAGGACGCCCTGAACCCGCAGTCCGGCAAGGCCGAGGTCAACCTGACCTTTGATAAGGAAGGGGCGCGGATCTTCGCCGATGTCACGGCCGCCAACGTCGGGCGCCCGATCGGGATTTTCCTGGACGAGCAGTTGATACAGAACCCCGTGGTGAAGACACCGATCCCCGACGGTAAGGCGCAGATCACCGGCTACGCCAGCCTGGATGAGGCGCACCGCGTGGCCGTCCTGCTGCGCTCCGGCGCTCTGCCCGTGAAACTGGAGGTCATGGAGAAGCGCACGGTCGGGCCGACCCTGGGAGCCGACTCCCTTGACCGGTCGATCACGGCCGGGCTGGTGGGCTTTGGGGCCATCCTGCTCTTCATGATCGCCTATTACCGCCTGCCGGGCCTGGTGGCGAACTTTGCCCTGGTGGCCTACGCCCTGATCGTACTTCTGATCTATGTGGCGTTCAAGGTAACCATGACCCTGCCCGGCATCGCCGGTTTCCTCTTGTCGCTCGGCATGGCCATCGACGCCAACATCATCATCTTTGAACGCCTGAAGGAAGAGCTGCGCGCCAAACGCACCCTGCGGTCGGCCATCGACATCGGCTTCAAGCGCGCCTTCGTGGCCATCTTCGACGCCAACGTGACAACGGTCATTGCCGCCATTGTTCTCTATTACTTCGGGACCGGCCCGATCAAGGGCTTCGCCGTCACCCTGACCATTGGTATCCTGGTCAGCATGTTCACGGCGATCACCTTCACGCGGTTCTTGCTGCATGCCGTCGCCGCGGCCGGGGCGAAAAACCCGAAGCTTTACCGGATGTAG
- a CDS encoding HD domain-containing protein has protein sequence MITLQDVKANPILDSFIRKGNQYLGAMGFTEHSYRHVNLVSSIARNILERLGYPERDAELAAIAGYLHDVGNVVSRNDHGISGALICFQVLTGMGMPPDEVATVISAIANHEEQYGQPVNDVAAALILADKSDVHRSRVRNPDFATFDIHDRVNYAVEHSFVWVNEERRTITLELSIDIEICPVMEYFEIFLTRMALCRRAANFLKSNFELVINGAKLL, from the coding sequence TTGATCACTTTACAGGATGTCAAGGCCAACCCCATCCTGGACAGTTTCATCCGCAAGGGCAACCAGTACCTGGGGGCCATGGGGTTTACCGAGCACAGTTACCGGCACGTTAACCTGGTCTCCAGTATCGCCCGCAACATCCTGGAGCGCCTGGGCTACCCGGAACGGGACGCCGAACTGGCGGCCATCGCCGGCTACCTTCATGACGTGGGCAACGTCGTCAGCCGGAATGACCACGGTATCTCGGGGGCCCTGATCTGTTTTCAGGTGCTTACGGGCATGGGAATGCCGCCGGACGAGGTGGCCACGGTCATCTCGGCCATCGCCAACCACGAGGAACAGTACGGCCAGCCGGTCAATGACGTCGCCGCGGCGCTGATCCTGGCCGACAAATCCGACGTGCACCGCTCCCGCGTCCGCAACCCGGACTTTGCCACCTTCGACATCCACGACCGGGTGAACTACGCGGTGGAGCATTCTTTTGTGTGGGTCAACGAAGAGCGGCGGACGATCACCCTGGAGTTATCCATTGACATCGAGATCTGTCCTGTCATGGAGTACTTTGAAATCTTCCTGACGCGGATGGCCCTCTGCCGCCGGGCGGCCAATTTCCTGAAATCGAATTTTGAACTGGTGATTAACGGCGCCAAACTGTTGTAA
- the yajC gene encoding preprotein translocase subunit YajC, with amino-acid sequence MAKLSPDVISIIYIIGLFALLYFLLIRPQQVRQKKHAEMIKNLQVNDEVITAGGILGTVVKVKDNTVILRVADNVRIELLKGSVAQVTRTGGGEQG; translated from the coding sequence TTGGCAAAACTGAGTCCCGACGTCATTTCCATTATTTACATCATCGGGCTGTTCGCTCTGCTCTACTTCTTGCTCATCCGGCCGCAGCAGGTCCGCCAGAAAAAGCATGCCGAGATGATCAAGAACCTGCAGGTCAACGACGAGGTCATCACCGCCGGCGGCATCCTGGGGACAGTCGTCAAGGTCAAGGACAATACGGTTATACTGCGAGTGGCCGACAACGTACGCATCGAGCTTTTGAAGGGCTCCGTCGCCCAGGTAACCAGGACCGGAGGCGGCGAGCAGGGATAA
- a CDS encoding CBS domain-containing protein → MAEKNLLARDIMTRDVITVCPEDDVEKAARLLLEHHVSGLPVVDDAGKLVGIVSEADLVLQEKGVRGPLYTVFMGGVLYLENPRRFDEEFRRAIARKIGDLMSKKVHTVAPDDPMTKVAAIMADKGVNRVPVVDREQRLVGIVSRQDIIRASYGN, encoded by the coding sequence TTGGCGGAGAAGAACCTGCTGGCCCGGGACATTATGACCCGGGACGTAATCACGGTATGCCCCGAGGACGATGTGGAGAAGGCGGCGCGGCTCTTGCTGGAGCATCACGTCAGCGGCCTTCCGGTGGTGGACGACGCGGGAAAGCTCGTGGGAATCGTCAGCGAGGCTGATCTTGTGCTGCAGGAAAAGGGCGTCAGGGGCCCGCTGTACACGGTCTTCATGGGCGGCGTTCTCTACCTCGAAAACCCCCGGCGCTTTGACGAAGAGTTCAGGCGTGCTATCGCCCGGAAGATCGGCGACCTGATGTCAAAGAAAGTACATACCGTGGCTCCCGACGACCCGATGACGAAGGTGGCCGCCATCATGGCGGACAAGGGCGTGAACCGGGTGCCTGTCGTGGACCGGGAACAGAGATTGGTGGGCATTGTCAGCCGCCAGGACATCATTCGTGCGTCATACGGCAATTAA
- the tgt gene encoding tRNA guanosine(34) transglycosylase Tgt, protein MSFGFQILKEDRHTGARLGLLTTAHGTVETPVFMPVGTQATVKTMTPEEVWNLGGRIILGNTYHLYLRPGAELVREAGGLHRFMGWDGPILTDSGGFQVFSLAPLRKITDDGVVFRSHIDGSEHYFTPEKVAAIQDALGSDIAMVLDECAPYPCTYEEAEAALRRTTAWAARARAAHRRADQALFGIVQGSVYRELRVQSACELAALDFPGFGIGGLSVGEPKPLMYEVLEWTIPHLPAEKPRYLMGVGSPDCLLEGVARGVDMFDCVLPTRMARHGALLTRTGRLNIRNAAHARDFGPVDPSCGCHACRRFSRAYLHHLFRAGEILGLRLATIHNLFFVLDLMRAVREAIREDRLRELKERFLRDYAPGDGPSPAET, encoded by the coding sequence GTGTCTTTCGGATTTCAAATCCTTAAAGAAGACAGGCACACCGGCGCGCGGCTGGGGCTCCTGACCACGGCGCATGGAACGGTCGAGACGCCGGTCTTTATGCCGGTGGGCACCCAGGCCACCGTCAAGACCATGACTCCTGAGGAAGTCTGGAACCTGGGGGGCAGGATCATCCTCGGGAACACCTACCACCTCTACCTGCGGCCGGGCGCGGAACTGGTCCGGGAAGCCGGGGGGCTGCACCGCTTCATGGGCTGGGACGGGCCGATCCTGACCGATAGCGGGGGTTTTCAGGTCTTCAGCCTGGCCCCGCTGCGAAAGATCACCGACGACGGGGTGGTTTTCCGTTCCCACATCGACGGCTCGGAACACTACTTCACTCCGGAGAAGGTGGCGGCCATCCAGGATGCGCTCGGCTCCGACATTGCGATGGTCCTCGACGAATGCGCCCCCTATCCCTGCACATACGAAGAGGCCGAGGCCGCCCTGCGGCGGACGACGGCCTGGGCGGCCCGTGCGCGCGCGGCGCACCGTCGCGCGGACCAGGCGCTCTTCGGCATCGTCCAGGGGTCGGTTTACCGGGAACTGCGGGTGCAGAGCGCCTGCGAACTGGCGGCCCTCGATTTTCCGGGCTTCGGTATCGGGGGCCTGTCCGTGGGTGAGCCCAAGCCGTTGATGTACGAGGTCCTCGAATGGACCATCCCGCACCTTCCGGCGGAAAAACCGCGCTACCTCATGGGCGTCGGGTCTCCCGACTGCCTGCTGGAGGGCGTCGCCCGGGGCGTGGACATGTTCGACTGCGTCCTGCCGACCCGGATGGCGCGGCACGGGGCGCTCCTGACCCGTACCGGGCGGCTCAACATCAGAAACGCCGCACACGCCCGCGACTTCGGGCCGGTCGACCCGAGCTGCGGCTGCCATGCCTGCCGCCGTTTCAGCCGCGCCTACCTGCACCACCTCTTCCGCGCCGGCGAAATCCTGGGCCTCAGGCTGGCGACGATCCACAACCTGTTCTTTGTCCTGGACCTGATGCGGGCCGTCCGCGAGGCCATCCGGGAGGACCGCCTGCGGGAGCTGAAGGAGCGCTTTCTACGTGACTATGCGCCGGGGGACGGGCCTTCCCCGGCGGAGACCTGA
- the queA gene encoding tRNA preQ1(34) S-adenosylmethionine ribosyltransferase-isomerase QueA, which produces MHLSDFDYELPPELIAQEPPADRTASRLMVVHRATGCIEHHVFRNIGDYLQSGDLLVLNETKVLPVRLYGRKAGSGGRVELLLLRPGGEGENTWECLARPGRRLPPGTVAEFAAGLRGEVVARTAAGGRLVRFSLPAGKTFEAVLEEAGEVPLPPYIKKPLADPGRYQTVYAREPGSAAAPTAGMHFTPELLRSLRAAGVRTATLVLHIGLDTFRPVQTEDITAHRMHREHYGIPEGTSQAVNAAKREGRRVIAVGTTSTRCLETAALPDGTVPPGAGWSELFIYPGFRFKVIDALLTNFHLPRSTLLMLVSAFAGRELILAAYREAVERRYRFFSFGDAMLIL; this is translated from the coding sequence ATGCACCTTTCAGACTTTGACTACGAATTGCCGCCGGAACTGATCGCCCAGGAGCCCCCGGCCGACCGCACGGCGTCCCGGCTGATGGTCGTTCATCGCGCCACGGGGTGCATCGAGCACCATGTTTTCCGTAACATCGGGGACTACCTCCAGTCCGGCGACCTACTGGTCCTCAACGAGACCAAAGTCCTTCCGGTACGGCTATACGGCCGTAAGGCGGGCTCCGGCGGCCGGGTGGAGCTTCTCTTGCTCAGGCCGGGCGGGGAGGGGGAGAACACCTGGGAGTGCCTTGCCCGGCCCGGGCGGCGCCTCCCGCCGGGGACGGTCGCGGAATTCGCCGCCGGCCTCCGCGGGGAGGTTGTGGCCCGCACCGCCGCCGGGGGCCGGCTGGTACGCTTCAGCCTGCCGGCCGGGAAAACCTTCGAGGCGGTCCTGGAAGAGGCGGGGGAAGTCCCTCTGCCTCCCTACATCAAAAAACCCCTGGCCGACCCCGGTCGCTACCAGACGGTCTACGCCCGGGAGCCGGGATCGGCGGCCGCCCCGACGGCGGGGATGCATTTCACGCCGGAACTCCTGCGCTCCCTCCGCGCCGCCGGGGTCAGGACAGCGACGCTGGTGCTGCACATCGGCCTGGATACCTTCCGCCCGGTCCAGACCGAGGATATCACCGCCCACCGGATGCATCGCGAGCACTATGGGATCCCGGAGGGGACAAGCCAGGCCGTGAACGCCGCCAAGCGGGAGGGGCGCCGGGTGATCGCCGTCGGGACGACGAGTACCCGCTGCCTGGAGACGGCCGCCCTCCCGGACGGCACGGTGCCGCCGGGTGCGGGCTGGTCGGAGCTGTTCATCTATCCCGGGTTCCGCTTTAAGGTGATCGATGCCCTGCTGACGAATTTCCACCTGCCTCGCTCGACGCTCCTGATGCTGGTCTCGGCCTTCGCCGGGCGGGAACTGATCCTGGCGGCCTACCGGGAGGCCGTCGAGCGCAGGTACAGGTTCTTCAGCTTCGGCGACGCGATGCTGATTCTGTGA
- a CDS encoding VWA-like domain-containing protein — MLTLAKSMRQDLEDIKALLFLRAPFLGLLLRKMRLLVHDRIETVGATSSGEVIVNPFFWSGLDGVEAKTFILLHEALHLAFGHPWQVSGKDRELWNLSTDMVVNEMLFVHGYDKAAGQPVTAAGVRQYLRTAGRDIGLEDLRRASAAEVYRLLEETSAAKPLRAPEGMPRDLLDRGPEPGGQVVQDGGLNEGDDPETHWLTAVAEALVTARQAGLMPGDLARAVKTALRPQIDWRRQLRGSLQEGVGRTVVTTWQRPSRRYESFPGVKRLGLRTIWTLVDCSGSIDDHSLGRFLTEVWSLSRVQNCTLRVIPWDAQAYPVVTVNTATQVRRRLAPEMRGGGGTVLAPALAQLARHMAPQDMVVILSDGHIADLGDAATLRLYRRLAARAARMVFVTTDRDPALPRTRLILMK; from the coding sequence TTGCTTACGCTGGCCAAGAGTATGCGGCAGGACCTTGAGGATATCAAGGCCCTGCTTTTCCTGCGCGCCCCCTTCCTGGGCCTGCTCCTGCGGAAGATGCGCCTTTTGGTCCACGACCGGATTGAGACGGTAGGCGCCACGTCTTCAGGCGAGGTCATTGTCAATCCCTTTTTCTGGTCCGGCCTGGACGGGGTTGAGGCGAAGACCTTTATTCTGCTGCACGAGGCGCTGCACCTGGCCTTCGGGCACCCGTGGCAGGTGTCGGGCAAGGACCGCGAACTCTGGAACCTGTCCACCGACATGGTCGTCAATGAGATGCTTTTTGTTCACGGCTATGACAAGGCCGCCGGGCAGCCGGTAACGGCGGCCGGGGTACGGCAATACCTCAGGACCGCGGGACGGGACATCGGACTGGAAGACCTGCGCCGTGCCTCGGCGGCCGAGGTATACCGGCTGCTGGAGGAAACATCGGCGGCGAAGCCGCTCCGCGCCCCGGAGGGCATGCCCCGGGACCTGCTTGACCGGGGGCCCGAACCGGGCGGGCAAGTGGTCCAGGACGGGGGGTTGAATGAGGGGGACGACCCGGAGACGCACTGGCTCACAGCGGTTGCCGAGGCCCTGGTGACGGCGCGGCAGGCCGGCCTGATGCCCGGCGACCTGGCGCGGGCGGTCAAGACCGCCCTGCGGCCGCAGATCGACTGGAGGCGGCAGCTTAGAGGGAGCCTGCAGGAGGGGGTCGGCCGGACCGTGGTCACGACCTGGCAGCGCCCTTCCCGCCGTTACGAGTCTTTCCCCGGGGTCAAGCGCCTGGGGTTACGGACCATCTGGACCCTGGTGGATTGCTCCGGCTCGATCGACGACCACAGCCTGGGCCGTTTTCTGACCGAGGTCTGGTCCCTGTCCCGCGTGCAGAACTGTACTTTGAGGGTGATTCCCTGGGACGCGCAGGCTTACCCGGTGGTTACGGTGAACACCGCGACCCAGGTCCGGCGCCGCCTGGCACCCGAAATGCGGGGGGGCGGGGGGACCGTCCTGGCCCCCGCGCTGGCGCAGCTTGCGCGGCACATGGCCCCCCAGGACATGGTGGTCATCCTTTCCGACGGCCACATTGCAGACCTCGGGGACGCGGCCACTTTGCGCCTTTACCGCCGCCTGGCGGCAAGGGCGGCGCGGATGGTGTTCGTAACCACCGACCGGGATCCGGCCCTGCCCCGGACACGACTCATTCTTATGAAATGA